In Lacinutrix sp. Bg11-31, the DNA window GACCTCCTGTTGCAGCAGCATAGGCTTTTGCTTGAGCCCAACCTTTATTTTCAGGATCGTTTTCTGGATGTACAGCAATTAATGTTGGCACACCAAAACCACGCTTATACTCTTCTCTAACCTCTGTTCCTGGACACTTTGGAGCGACCATAATAACAGTAATATCTTTTCTTACCTCAGTACCTTCTTCTACAATATTAAATCCGTGAGAATAGCTTAATGTCGCTCCTTTTTTCATTAAAGGCATCACCGCTTTTACCACGTTTGTATGTTGCTTATCTGGTGTTAAGTTTAAAACTAAATCTGCAGTTGGAATTAACTCTTGATAAGTACCCACTATAAACCCGTTAGAATTTGCATTTTTAAAAGACTCACGTTGTTCATCAATTGCAACTTGTCTTAATGTGTACGAAATATCTAAGCCAGAATCTCTCATATTTAATCCTTGGTTTAAACCTTGCGCTCCGCAACCAACAATTACAATTTTTTTTCCTTTTAATGCATTTACACCATCTTCAAATTCTGAAGCATCCATGAACCTACATTTACCTAATTGATCTAATTGATTTCTTAATGATAATGTGTTAAAGTAATTTGACATTGTATTGTTTTTTATTGATTAAATGCTACAAGCATTTTTGATATTTCCATTGGTTCTTTAGTCACAGCAATACGTCCTGAACGTGTAAATTGAAGGATCCCAAAAACCGTTAATTCTCTATGTAATAAATCTATTTCTTCTTTTCTACCAGACTTTTCAATAACAAAAAAGGCTTTGTTAACTGTAACAATTCTGGAATTACTCTCTTTAATTATATTCTGAATTTGGCGTTCATCAAACAATAAATCAGATTTCATTTTAAAGATGCATGATTCTTGATAAATTGTTTCGTCTTCTGTATGATAGTACGCTTTAATAACTTCGACTTGTTTCTCTATTTGACCAATAATTTTTTTCATTTGATCTTCAGAAAGCCCAACTACCATAGTCCATTTAGTAACATTTTCAATTTCTGAAACTGAAGAATTAATACTTTCAATATTAATATGTCTTCTTTGAAAAATAGCTGAAATCCTATTTAATAACCCGATATTATTTTCGGTATAAATGGAAACGGTGTATAAATTATTTTCATTCATATTATTCTAATCTTATATCTGAAACTGACGCTCCTGTTGGTATCATTGGAAAAACTTTCCCTTCTTTTTCTACACAAACCTCTAAAAAATAAGGTCCATCTGTGTTTATCATTTTAGCAACTGCGTCTTTAAGCTCTTCTCTTTTTGTTACTTTTTGCGCATCTATGTAATAGCCTTTTGCAATAGCGACAAAGTCTGGATTTGTCATTTCTGTAGATGCATAACGTCTATCAAAAAACATTTCTTGCCATTGCCTTACCATTCCTAAAAACTCGTTGTTTAAAACAACAATTTTAACAGGTACTTTTTGTTGGAAAATAGTGCCCAATTCCTGAATAGTCATTTGATAGCCACCATCTCCAGAGATAGAAATCACCTCACGTTCTGGTGCTGCCATTTTTGCTCCAATTGCAGCAGGAAGACCAAAGCCCATTGTCCCTAAACCTCCAGATGTAATATTGCTTCTAGTTTTGTTGAAATTTGCATAACGACAAGCTATCATTTGGTGCTGCCCAACATCGCTAACAATTGCTGCATCTCCTTTTGTTTGTATATTAATTTCTTTTAAAACCTCAGCCATTGTTAATCCTTCTTTGGTAGGATACAAATCGTCTTTTATAACTTTTTCATATTCAATAGCATATAAATCTTTGAATTTTTGATGCCATTCTGGATGTGTTTTTTCTTCTAAAAGCGGCAATAAGGCAGCTAAACTTTCTTTTGCATCCCCTAAAACTGCTACTTCTGTTTTTACATTTTTATCTATTTCGGCTGGATCAATTTCAAAATGAATCACTTTTGCTTGCTTTGCATATGTCGATAAACTTCCTGTTACACGATCGTCAAAACGCATTCCTATTGCAATTAGAACATCACAGTCGTTAGTTAAAACATTTGGCGCATAATTACCATGCATACCAACCATACCAATATTTAAAGGATGCGACGTTGGAATTGCTCCTGCACCTAAAATAGTCCAAGCCGAAGGGATTCCTGCTTTTTCAACTACTGCTTTAAATTGCGCTTCTGCCTCACCTAAAGAAACACCTTGTCCCCAAACTATCATTGGTTTTTTTGCTTCATTAATTATTTTTGCAGCAGCTTGAATTGAATCCGTATCTATTTTTGGAATAGGAATATAACTCCTTATGCCTTTACATTTTTCGTATTTAAAATCGAATTCTTCAAACTGAGCATCCTTTGTAATGTCTATTAAAACTGGTCCTGGACGTCCGCTTCTAGCGATGTAAAAGGCTTTCGCCATTGCTTCCGGAATCTGCGATGCTTTAGTAACCTGACAATTCCATTTTGTAACTGGAGTAGAAATACCAACAATATCAGTTTCTTGAAAAGCATCACTTCCTAATAAATGCGAAGCCACTTGTCCTGTTATGCAAACCATTGGCGTGCTGTCTATCTGCGCATCTGCAATACCAGTTATTAAATTAGTAGCTCCAGGTCCTGAGGTTGCAATGCAAACTCCAACTTTTCCAGAAATACGAGCATAACCTTGTGCAGAATGTGTTGCGCCTTGTTCATGACGTGTTAATACGTGATGAATTTTATCTTGATATTTATAAAGCTCATCATAAACAGGCATTATAGCTCCTCCTGGATAACCATAAAGGATATCTACTCCTTCTGCTAATAAACATTTTATGACTGCTTCACTACCAGAAATACGCTCTGTAGTTTGCGTGTTGTTTGCTTCTTTTTTTATTGCTTTTGTATCCATATTAATCTTGTTAGGATTATTACATTTCTTTAATTGAAATCCTTCGATACTTCGACTGCGCTCAGCACAGACTTACTCAGGATGACATGTATTTTAACTTTAGTTTCTCTGTAAAGAGATTATTACGCATTAGTTTATTCGTCGGTAATACATCCTTTAGATGCAGACGCTACCATTTTTGCGTATTTATATAAAATCCCTTTGTTATGTTTTAATGGCGGAGCAACCCATTTTGCTTTTCTTTCTGCTAATTCTTCTTCAGAAATTAAAACGTTTATTGAGTTATCTTCTGCACTAATTCTAATTTTATCACCAGTTTTTAATATCCCAATAGCGCCTCCAGATTGTGCTTCTGGTGTTATGTGTCCAACCACAAATCCGTGAGTTCCTCCAGAAAAACGACCATCAGTTATTAAAGCTACAGATTTACCTAATCCGGCTCCCATAATTAGAGACGTTGGCTTTAACATTTCTGGCATTCCCGGACCTCCTTTTGGACCTACATATCTAATTACAACAACATCACCACGCTCTACTTCTCCATTAGAAATACCTGTATTTGCTGCTTGTTCTCCATCATAAACCACTGCTTTTCCTTCAAAAAGCAATCCTTCATTTCCGGAAATTTTTGCTACAGCACCTTCTTCTGCAAGATTTCCATACATAATTTGAATATTTCCTGATGTTTTTAACGCTTTATCTTTTGGATAAATAACATCTTGATCTTCAAACTCCATTGCTTCAACATCTGCCAAATTCTCTGCTAATGTTTTTCCTGTAACAGTTAGACAATCACCATGTAAATAACCATTATCTAATAAATATTTCATTATTGCTGGAGTACCTCCAACACTATGAACATCTTCCATTAAGTATTTTCCTGATGGCTTTAAGTCTGCAATTAAAGGTGTCCTATCGCTTACTTTTTGAAAATCTTCTAAAGTAAATTCGATATCTGCCGCATGTGCAATAGCTAAAAAGTGTAATACTGCATTAGTAGAACCACCTAATGCATTTACTAAAGCAATTGCATTTTCTAAAGCTTTTTTAGAAATAATATCTAGTGGTTTTAAATCTAATTCCAATAAGTTTTTAATTGCAATTGCAGTTCTTTCTGATTCTGATAGTTTATTAGGGTTTTCAGCTGGAATAGAAGAGTTATAAGGTAAAGCAAAACCCATACATTCTATCGCAGAAGCCATAGTGTTAGCGGTATACATACCACCACAAGCTCCTGCTCCTGGAATGGCTCTTTTTATGATTTCTCTATATTCTTCTTCTTCAATTTCTCCAGCTACCTTTTGACCTAAAGCCTCAAATGCTGATACTATATTTAGTTTTTTACCTTTATAATTTCCAGAAGCAATGGTACCACCATACATCATAATTGATGGACGATTTAAACGCAACATGGCAATAACTGCTCCTGGCATATTCTTATCACAACCTACAACAGATATTAATGCATCGTAACTTTGCGCATTCATAACAGTTTCAATAGAATCTGCGATTATATCCCTTGACGCTAATGAATAATTCATACCAGAGGTACCCATAGAAATACCGTCTGAAACACCAATAGTGTTAAATCCTAAACCGACTAAGCCAGCAATTTTACATTCTATTTTCACCTCTCCAGCCAATCCATTTAAATGCATATTACAAGGATTACCATCGTAACCTGTACTTGCAATACCAATTTGCGCTTTCTGCATGTCTTCATCCGTCAAACCCACTGCATATAGCATTGCTTGTGATGCTGGTTGAGATTGGTCTTGTGTTAATCTGCTACTGTGTTTATTTAATTTACTCATAATTTTATTTGCTAAATCTAAAGTACTTGTTTGTTTTCTTTGACAATTAGTGGTTCTTATTTTTACGCTAAACTCAATACTTATAACATTTATTTAAACCGCTGATTTACAATCAATTAAGCAGCCTCTTTTATGATGTTCAATAGCCTTAATTTTTTATATAAAAAAAGCCTTCCGAAATTAAGGAAGGCTTTAAATAAATTATATTTTTTTAATTCATCATAGCATTCCTTGGCTTCGTGAAATAATCACGATGCTAATAATAGAAATGATATTAATGACTTGTTTTTTCATTGATAAGTCAAATATAGAAATTAATTTTTAGTTTACTAATTTCACAAATGAAATACCTCAAAATTAACATTAAAAACTAAGTGTAACGATTGTTATTAATAGATTTTGACTAAATAATTAATAACAAAAAATGGTATATTAGCTTGTTCTAAAAAAATGAAACACACAAAATGAGTAATAAAGATCAATTTATGAAAGAAGCTGTCAACGCAGCTCTAAAAGGAATGAATAACAACGAAGGTGGACCATTTGGCTGCGTCGTTGTTAAAGACGGAAAAATTGTAGGACGCGGAAACAATAAAGTAACCTCTACTAACGACCCAACAGCCCACGCAGAAGTTACTGCTATTAGAGATGCTTGCAAAAACTTAGATTCGTTTCAATTAGATGGATGTGAAATTTACACTTCTTGCGAGCCTTGCCCAATGTGTTTAGGTGCTATTTATTGGGCACGACCAGACAAAGTCTATTATGGTAGTAATCAAGTTGATGCTGCTAATATTGGTTTTGACGATGAGTTTATTTACAAAGAAATTCCGTTGCCATATTCAGAACGAAGCATACCGTTTGAGCAATTAGCACGTGAAATTGCTTTAGAACCTTTTCAAGAATGGACTAAGAAAATTGATAAGACAGAGTATTAAATTAGTTCGAGTGTTTTGACCTTAAAAGCTCAATCTATTTAAAACCTTTAGATAACAAAGCTTCTCGATACAAAATTCCTAAAAAAGGAATTTCACTCGAAGTGACAACATCGTTACATTTTTAATACATTTATAATTGAAATAATTAACATGATTACCTTCATCCTAAATAACAAAACCATTAAAACGTCGGAGCATTCCGGAACCACTTTATTGGATTTTGTACGCTACCAACAACGCTTAACAGGAACCAAAATTGGTTGTCGAGAAGGCGATTGTGGTGCTTGTACACTTTTGGTCGGCACACTTAATGGAGATACTATGGAATACCAAAGTATCACCTCGTGTATTTCTCCTTTAGGAAATGCGCATGGCAAACACATTGTAACGGTTGAAGGCACAAATTTAAAAGGCAAACTAACCGCAACTCAAGAAGCCATGAAAGCAAATTACGCCACACAATGCGGATTTTGCACACCAGGTTTTGTGGTTGCACTTACGGGTTTTGCGTTGTCGAATTCTGAAAACAATTACAGCAATGCAATAGATGCTATTAGTGGAAACATTTGCAGATGTACTGGCTACAAAGCAATTGAAAAAGCAGCGCATCAAGTCGTTAAAAAACTAGATAATCAAGAAAAAAATTCGTTTGAATGGTTAATTGAAAATGAATTTATTCCTAACTATTTTGAAAGCATTCCACAACGCTTAAAAGACATTGAAGCCAAAGAACTAAATCAACCTAAGGGAAAATATGTTTCTGGAGGAACCGATTTATACGTACAACAAGCAGATAACTTAACGGATAACACTGTACATCTTATTGCTGATAAAACGTATTTAAAGGGTATTATTATTGAAAATGGCATTTGCACGATTGGCACAAATACTACGGTTTCCGATTTATGGAATCATAAAAAATTAAACAGCGTTTTACCAAACTTAAGAAGACATTTAAAACTGGTCTCTTCAGAACAAATTAGAAACATGGCATCCTTAGGAGGCAACCTTGTTAATGCATCTCCAATTGGTGACATGACCATTCTCTTTTTAGCTCTTAATAGTGAAGTTACAGTAATAAATTCTGAAGAAAAAGAACGCGCAATTCTCCTTAAAAACTTTTATCAAGGTTACAAAACATACGACTTAAAAGATGGCGAATTATTAAAAACGATTCGTTTTAAATTACCAGCAAAGCATTCTTTTTTCAATTTTGAAAAAGTGTGCAAACGAACACATTTAGATATTGCAAGTGTAAATTCTGCTATACATATTTCATTAGAAAACGAGACTATTACAGAAGCTCATGTATCTATTGGAGGAGTTGCTGCAATCCCAAAATATTTACATGACACTTCAGCTTTCTTAACAGGAAAATTATTGACAACGGAAACTATATTAGAAGCTAACGCAATGCTTCAAAAGGAAATTGCTCCTATTAGTGATGTTCGTGGTACTAGCGACTACAAGCGCTTACTAGCAAGACAATTATTTTTTGCACATTTCACGGAGTTATTCCCAAATAGTTTCACCTTAAAAGATTTTGTTCAGCATGCATAAAACCAAAACAAATAAAGTCTTAAACTCAAAATTAGATGCCGTTTCTATTGCTTTAAAACAAAGCATAAGGAACTTGGATTCTTACACACATGTTCGAGGAGAATCATTGTATGTAGATGATATAAATATTAGACAAGGCACATTTCACGGCGTTGTTTTTGATTCGCCAAAAGCACACGGAAAAATAAAAAGTATTGATTATTCGAAAGCACTAGCTTTAGAAGGTGTAGAGCGTATTTTCACCTACAAAGATGTTCCTGGTAAAAATGAAATTGGAGGTATTATTCCAGATGAACCTTTATTTGCTGAAGATGAAGTTCATTTTTGGGGAATGCCAATTGCTTTAATTGTCGCGGAATCAGAATTTATTGCACGAAAAGCAAGAGATTTAATAGAAATAGACATTGAAGATTTACCAGTAATTACAACAGCAAAAGAAGCAAAAGCAAAAGGCAGTTTTATTAATGCTCCAAGATCTTTTAGTTTAGGTAATACGGAAAAAGCATTCGCAGATTGCGACTATGTTTTTGAAGGCGAGACCTTTTCTAACGGACAAGAACATTTATACATTGAAGCTCAAGGTGCTTATGCAGAACCTTTAGAAAACGGAAATATAAAAGCAACATCCTCTACACAAGGACCAACTTCTGTACAGAAAACAATTGCTCAAGTTTTAGGTCTTGCTATGCATAAAATTGAAGTGGATGTTACACGACTTGGTGGAGGTTTTGGCGGTAAAGAAGACCAAGCAACACCATGGGCTGTAATGGCTGCTTTGGCTACTTATCACTTAAATCAATCGGTAAAATTAATATTGAATCGTCATGACGATTTACGCATGACTGGAAAACGTCATCCGTATGAAAGCACGTATAAAATAGGCTTATCTAAGGACTTAAAAATTCTAGCCTATCAAACTGAATTTTTACAAAATTCTGGTGCAGCAGCAGATTTATCTCCTGCAATTGCAGAGCGCACATTGTTTCATGCTACCAATAGTTATTATGTGCCAAATGTGACTACAAAAGTATTGAGTTGTAAAACCAACTTACCACCAAACACGGCTTTTAGAGGTTTTGGCGGACCACAAGGCATGTTTGTAATTGAATCTGCTATTGCAAAAGCAGCTTCCGAAATTGGAGTAAGCGCAAGACAAATTCAGGAAATAAATTTATTAGATGAAGACGATACGTTTTCTTACGGACAAATTGCAAAAAAAGTAGAAGCCAAAAATACATGGCATTCTGCTAAAAGCATCTTTAATAGTGATGCTTTAGAACAAGGTGTTGTAGACTTCAACAAAAACAATAAAGCATTTAAAAAAGGCTTATCGTTTATGCCAATTACCTTTGGTATTTCATTTACCAATACTCCCATGAATCATGCGCGTGCTTTGGTTCATATTTATTTAGATGGAAGCATCGGAATTAGTACTGCTGCCGTAGAAATGGGACAAGGTGTAAACACAAAAATGATGCAAATTGCTGCAGATGTATTTTCTATTTCTATCGAAAAAATAAAGATAGAAACTACCAATACCACTCGTGTTGCAAACACATCTCCTTCTGCTGCAAGTTCTACTGCCGATTTAAATGGAAAAGCAACGCTAATGGCTTGTAATTCACTTTTAGAACGTTTGAAAATAG includes these proteins:
- a CDS encoding nucleoside deaminase, coding for MSNKDQFMKEAVNAALKGMNNNEGGPFGCVVVKDGKIVGRGNNKVTSTNDPTAHAEVTAIRDACKNLDSFQLDGCEIYTSCEPCPMCLGAIYWARPDKVYYGSNQVDAANIGFDDEFIYKEIPLPYSERSIPFEQLAREIALEPFQEWTKKIDKTEY
- the ilvD gene encoding dihydroxy-acid dehydratase gives rise to the protein MSKLNKHSSRLTQDQSQPASQAMLYAVGLTDEDMQKAQIGIASTGYDGNPCNMHLNGLAGEVKIECKIAGLVGLGFNTIGVSDGISMGTSGMNYSLASRDIIADSIETVMNAQSYDALISVVGCDKNMPGAVIAMLRLNRPSIMMYGGTIASGNYKGKKLNIVSAFEALGQKVAGEIEEEEYREIIKRAIPGAGACGGMYTANTMASAIECMGFALPYNSSIPAENPNKLSESERTAIAIKNLLELDLKPLDIISKKALENAIALVNALGGSTNAVLHFLAIAHAADIEFTLEDFQKVSDRTPLIADLKPSGKYLMEDVHSVGGTPAIMKYLLDNGYLHGDCLTVTGKTLAENLADVEAMEFEDQDVIYPKDKALKTSGNIQIMYGNLAEEGAVAKISGNEGLLFEGKAVVYDGEQAANTGISNGEVERGDVVVIRYVGPKGGPGMPEMLKPTSLIMGAGLGKSVALITDGRFSGGTHGFVVGHITPEAQSGGAIGILKTGDKIRISAEDNSINVLISEEELAERKAKWVAPPLKHNKGILYKYAKMVASASKGCITDE
- a CDS encoding FAD binding domain-containing protein, which codes for MITFILNNKTIKTSEHSGTTLLDFVRYQQRLTGTKIGCREGDCGACTLLVGTLNGDTMEYQSITSCISPLGNAHGKHIVTVEGTNLKGKLTATQEAMKANYATQCGFCTPGFVVALTGFALSNSENNYSNAIDAISGNICRCTGYKAIEKAAHQVVKKLDNQEKNSFEWLIENEFIPNYFESIPQRLKDIEAKELNQPKGKYVSGGTDLYVQQADNLTDNTVHLIADKTYLKGIIIENGICTIGTNTTVSDLWNHKKLNSVLPNLRRHLKLVSSEQIRNMASLGGNLVNASPIGDMTILFLALNSEVTVINSEEKERAILLKNFYQGYKTYDLKDGELLKTIRFKLPAKHSFFNFEKVCKRTHLDIASVNSAIHISLENETITEAHVSIGGVAAIPKYLHDTSAFLTGKLLTTETILEANAMLQKEIAPISDVRGTSDYKRLLARQLFFAHFTELFPNSFTLKDFVQHA
- the ilvB gene encoding biosynthetic-type acetolactate synthase large subunit produces the protein MDTKAIKKEANNTQTTERISGSEAVIKCLLAEGVDILYGYPGGAIMPVYDELYKYQDKIHHVLTRHEQGATHSAQGYARISGKVGVCIATSGPGATNLITGIADAQIDSTPMVCITGQVASHLLGSDAFQETDIVGISTPVTKWNCQVTKASQIPEAMAKAFYIARSGRPGPVLIDITKDAQFEEFDFKYEKCKGIRSYIPIPKIDTDSIQAAAKIINEAKKPMIVWGQGVSLGEAEAQFKAVVEKAGIPSAWTILGAGAIPTSHPLNIGMVGMHGNYAPNVLTNDCDVLIAIGMRFDDRVTGSLSTYAKQAKVIHFEIDPAEIDKNVKTEVAVLGDAKESLAALLPLLEEKTHPEWHQKFKDLYAIEYEKVIKDDLYPTKEGLTMAEVLKEINIQTKGDAAIVSDVGQHQMIACRYANFNKTRSNITSGGLGTMGFGLPAAIGAKMAAPEREVISISGDGGYQMTIQELGTIFQQKVPVKIVVLNNEFLGMVRQWQEMFFDRRYASTEMTNPDFVAIAKGYYIDAQKVTKREELKDAVAKMINTDGPYFLEVCVEKEGKVFPMIPTGASVSDIRLE
- a CDS encoding xanthine dehydrogenase molybdopterin binding subunit is translated as MHKTKTNKVLNSKLDAVSIALKQSIRNLDSYTHVRGESLYVDDINIRQGTFHGVVFDSPKAHGKIKSIDYSKALALEGVERIFTYKDVPGKNEIGGIIPDEPLFAEDEVHFWGMPIALIVAESEFIARKARDLIEIDIEDLPVITTAKEAKAKGSFINAPRSFSLGNTEKAFADCDYVFEGETFSNGQEHLYIEAQGAYAEPLENGNIKATSSTQGPTSVQKTIAQVLGLAMHKIEVDVTRLGGGFGGKEDQATPWAVMAALATYHLNQSVKLILNRHDDLRMTGKRHPYESTYKIGLSKDLKILAYQTEFLQNSGAAADLSPAIAERTLFHATNSYYVPNVTTKVLSCKTNLPPNTAFRGFGGPQGMFVIESAIAKAASEIGVSARQIQEINLLDEDDTFSYGQIAKKVEAKNTWHSAKSIFNSDALEQGVVDFNKNNKAFKKGLSFMPITFGISFTNTPMNHARALVHIYLDGSIGISTAAVEMGQGVNTKMMQIAADVFSISIEKIKIETTNTTRVANTSPSAASSTADLNGKATLMACNSLLERLKIVASEDLNISNNNITLKEEAVFVNGKKSELSWTKLISSAMLKRVALTENAHYATPEIHFDKTKEKGHPFAYHVYGTAITTVTIDCTRGTYEFDSVKIVHDYGKSMSEGIDLGQVEGALIQGIGWMTMEEIAYNKDGRLLSNALSTYKIPDIFSVPKTVEVIPVETEGNDMAILKSKAVGEPPLMYGIGAYFALQNAIKAFNPNYDLEFHAPMTPEKVLMGLYENTK
- the ilvN gene encoding acetolactate synthase small subunit, with the protein product MNENNLYTVSIYTENNIGLLNRISAIFQRRHINIESINSSVSEIENVTKWTMVVGLSEDQMKKIIGQIEKQVEVIKAYYHTEDETIYQESCIFKMKSDLLFDERQIQNIIKESNSRIVTVNKAFFVIEKSGRKEEIDLLHRELTVFGILQFTRSGRIAVTKEPMEISKMLVAFNQ